Proteins from a single region of Crocosphaera sp. UHCC 0190:
- a CDS encoding FAD-dependent oxidoreductase has protein sequence MKPIQVSEIEYVDVIIVGGGIAGVAIAEFLARHSNLSIKVLEKNCQLGTLASGKLEGWYHTGALYSGQDDAQTFINCVNGVEDLINLYSPYFSEQCNINLTEKTTDFFTPKTIPNPDGWFNDNPVYLIHPQADAPEIRSSRLKSDAVQINIQRNRVLGRLEVAYGDQHNWLVNGKCLAPTYAQVENHESLNFSLASATETLQKLCYQFDSSYGVKPANYDLIKTLDCSMNTSRILRDLVSSALSHGVTFETGITINKLLMDNYGPIRLKSLLCQTKNGKAKRLKAKLFIFAVGEGFEPFLKDLQVRAKLKRSRSAMVVAYPALVNTNFVRMSTKNRFHFNHFMQQRELGDETYIYSLLADSGYANDDSNDGVDIEPILESAERYFGKDKLYSRQLYSYECVKTEFISEEEQKRRYSYWIESNSDSNYLCVLPGKFSFFPTVAYQAYQRIKTLLDFEETQPKSSFKSDVNIDNQANKLVAESYPMQIFLAN, from the coding sequence ATGAAGCCTATCCAAGTCTCTGAAATTGAATATGTTGATGTTATCATTGTTGGTGGTGGTATTGCTGGGGTTGCCATTGCTGAATTCCTTGCTCGTCATAGTAATTTATCGATTAAAGTATTAGAAAAAAATTGTCAATTAGGCACGTTAGCATCAGGTAAATTAGAGGGTTGGTATCATACAGGTGCGTTATATTCAGGACAGGATGATGCTCAAACTTTTATTAATTGTGTGAATGGCGTTGAGGATTTAATTAACCTCTATAGTCCTTATTTTTCTGAGCAATGTAATATAAACTTAACCGAAAAAACAACTGATTTTTTTACCCCTAAAACGATTCCTAATCCTGATGGATGGTTTAATGATAATCCAGTATATTTAATTCATCCTCAAGCAGATGCCCCAGAAATTCGGTCTTCTCGCTTAAAAAGTGATGCTGTACAAATCAATATTCAACGAAATAGAGTGTTAGGAAGATTAGAAGTTGCCTATGGAGATCAACATAATTGGTTAGTCAATGGTAAATGTTTAGCCCCAACTTATGCCCAAGTTGAAAACCATGAAAGCTTAAATTTTTCCTTGGCATCGGCCACAGAAACTCTTCAAAAATTATGTTATCAATTTGATTCATCTTATGGAGTAAAACCTGCTAATTATGATCTCATTAAAACCTTAGATTGTTCCATGAATACAAGCCGTATTTTACGAGATTTAGTATCAAGTGCCTTGAGTCATGGGGTAACATTTGAAACCGGAATAACCATTAATAAATTATTGATGGATAATTATGGTCCTATTCGACTTAAAAGTTTATTATGTCAGACCAAAAATGGAAAAGCAAAACGATTAAAAGCCAAGTTGTTTATCTTTGCTGTTGGGGAAGGGTTTGAACCTTTTTTAAAGGATTTACAAGTAAGGGCAAAATTAAAGCGGAGTCGCAGCGCGATGGTGGTTGCTTATCCGGCTTTAGTTAATACTAATTTTGTCAGAATGTCAACTAAAAATCGCTTTCATTTTAATCACTTTATGCAACAACGGGAGTTAGGAGACGAAACATATATTTACTCTTTATTAGCGGATTCTGGTTATGCTAATGATGATAGTAATGATGGGGTTGATATTGAACCCATTTTAGAGTCAGCAGAGCGTTATTTTGGTAAAGATAAGTTATATAGTCGTCAACTTTATAGTTATGAATGCGTGAAAACTGAATTTATTAGTGAAGAGGAACAAAAAAGACGTTATAGTTATTGGATTGAGTCAAATTCTGACAGTAATTATTTATGTGTTTTACCGGGTAAATTTTCTTTCTTTCCGACGGTAGCCTATCAAGCGTATCAACGAATTAAAACCTTGTTAGATTTTGAAGAAACTCAGCCTAAATCATCTTTTAAATCTGATGTAAATATTGATAATCAAGCTAATAAATTAGTGGCTGAATCTTATCCTATGCAAATTTTTCTAGCTAATTAA
- the coaBC gene encoding bifunctional phosphopantothenoylcysteine decarboxylase/phosphopantothenate--cysteine ligase CoaBC has protein sequence MLHKKNVLIGIGGGIAAYKVCEVISSLFKSGATVRVILTDTAQQFITPLTVSTLSRHQAYTDQDFWQATHSSPLHIELGEWADMFLIAPLTANTLAKLTYGLADNLLTNTVLASRCPILLAPAMNTEMWEQSSVQRNWQQLQQEPRYHTIGPGSGLLACDRVGSGRMAEPSAIVTKLQSLFYTKGQKDYQGKHILISAGGTREHLDPVRFIGNPSTGKMGLALAQAVSDRGGIVTLIHGPIASELLPISPQYKLIPVISAAEMETAMLSHFSEAEIIIMSAAVADVKPAHYAKEKLPKSALSRSLDLEPVPDIIAQLGQKKQPHQCLIGFAAQTGDIVTPALDKLKRKQLDIIVANPVDVNNAGFGSDTNQAILINGKGKQKKIESCSKLELAHQLLDFINE, from the coding sequence ATGCTTCATAAGAAAAACGTCCTCATAGGCATTGGTGGCGGTATTGCTGCCTATAAAGTCTGTGAGGTTATTTCTTCTCTCTTCAAATCAGGGGCAACAGTTCGGGTGATCCTCACCGACACCGCACAACAGTTTATTACACCCCTTACTGTCTCTACCCTCAGTCGTCATCAAGCTTACACCGATCAAGATTTCTGGCAAGCCACCCATTCGAGTCCTCTACATATAGAATTAGGAGAATGGGCTGATATGTTCTTAATTGCCCCTTTAACCGCCAATACCTTGGCTAAATTAACCTATGGCTTAGCAGATAATCTACTGACGAATACGGTTTTAGCCTCTCGTTGTCCCATTTTGCTTGCTCCTGCCATGAATACGGAAATGTGGGAACAATCATCCGTACAGCGCAATTGGCAACAGTTACAACAAGAGCCAAGATATCATACTATTGGGCCGGGTTCGGGGTTATTAGCTTGCGATCGCGTGGGTTCAGGACGCATGGCCGAACCGTCGGCAATCGTGACCAAACTTCAATCTTTATTCTATACCAAAGGTCAAAAAGATTACCAGGGAAAGCACATTTTAATCAGTGCTGGAGGAACCAGAGAACATCTAGATCCAGTACGGTTTATTGGTAATCCTTCTACGGGAAAAATGGGATTAGCCTTAGCACAAGCAGTCAGCGATCGCGGGGGAATTGTCACCTTAATACATGGCCCCATTGCTTCAGAATTACTGCCTATTTCACCCCAGTATAAACTAATTCCGGTTATCAGTGCGGCTGAAATGGAAACAGCGATGCTCAGTCATTTTTCTGAGGCAGAGATTATTATTATGTCAGCTGCGGTAGCTGATGTTAAACCTGCTCATTATGCAAAGGAAAAATTACCCAAAAGTGCTTTATCAAGATCATTGGATTTAGAGCCTGTTCCCGATATTATTGCTCAATTAGGACAGAAGAAACAACCTCATCAATGTTTAATTGGGTTTGCGGCACAAACGGGAGATATTGTTACTCCTGCTCTTGATAAATTAAAGCGTAAACAGTTAGATATTATTGTTGCTAACCCAGTCGATGTGAATAATGCAGGGTTTGGCAGTGATACAAATCAAGCCATATTAATTAATGGGAAGGGGAAACAAAAAAAGATAGAATCTTGTAGTAAATTAGAATTAGCTCATCAATTATTAGACTTTATCAATGAATAA
- a CDS encoding ammonium transporter: protein MISTRTKKDVPHGLWDAPYWQPFRVIARSFSGFWLACIPLAAIITIVWNKAVVAQNAEIKILEITEATPEAIIQLQGTLNAIWVLIAAILVIFMNAGFGMLETGFCRQKNAVNILTKNLIVFALATIAYWAIGFSLMFGGTNAIIGSGGWFLGSQDPATYNLTPFPVGLPISVFFLFQVAFAGTAATIVSGAVAERIKFVDFLVFSLILVGIAYPITGHWVWGGGWLGSLGFKDFAGSSVVHSVGGWAALVGAAVLGPRMGKYVDGRPQAIPGHNMSIATLGCLILWIGWFGFNPGSQLAADSHVPYIAVTTNLAGAMGGIVALFVSWAKDKKPDLSMVINGILAGLVGITAGCEGVSYWGAVIIGAVAGVLVVYAVGFIDGVLKIDDPVGAISVHLVNGIWGTFAVGLFNTEVGLFYGGGIGQLINQIIGIVAIGLFTLVFSVAVWTVLKSTLGIRVSREEEILGLDIGEHGMEAYHGFVKEPDGFAGMGSSSVNESDLSTGAKM, encoded by the coding sequence ATGATATCAACAAGAACAAAAAAAGACGTTCCTCACGGTTTGTGGGACGCACCCTATTGGCAACCGTTTCGCGTGATTGCCCGCTCTTTTTCAGGCTTTTGGCTCGCTTGCATTCCTTTAGCGGCCATTATTACCATTGTTTGGAATAAGGCAGTGGTGGCTCAGAATGCAGAAATTAAGATCCTAGAAATTACAGAAGCTACACCCGAAGCAATTATACAACTCCAGGGAACCTTAAATGCTATCTGGGTGTTGATTGCTGCCATTCTCGTTATTTTCATGAATGCGGGCTTCGGAATGCTCGAAACAGGCTTCTGTCGCCAGAAAAATGCTGTTAATATCCTTACTAAAAACCTGATTGTTTTTGCTTTGGCCACCATTGCTTATTGGGCCATTGGTTTTTCTTTGATGTTTGGGGGAACTAATGCCATTATTGGCAGTGGCGGTTGGTTTTTGGGTAGTCAAGATCCTGCTACTTACAACCTCACGCCCTTTCCCGTCGGACTGCCCATTTCAGTCTTTTTCCTCTTCCAAGTCGCTTTTGCGGGAACTGCGGCCACCATTGTTTCCGGTGCAGTGGCTGAACGGATTAAGTTTGTTGACTTTTTAGTCTTTAGTCTGATCTTAGTGGGCATTGCCTACCCCATCACTGGCCACTGGGTTTGGGGTGGCGGTTGGTTAGGAAGCCTAGGGTTTAAGGACTTTGCCGGATCTAGCGTGGTTCACTCCGTTGGCGGTTGGGCCGCTTTAGTGGGGGCCGCCGTTCTTGGCCCGAGAATGGGTAAATATGTAGATGGTCGTCCCCAAGCCATTCCTGGCCATAATATGAGTATTGCTACCTTGGGCTGTCTCATTCTTTGGATCGGTTGGTTTGGTTTTAACCCTGGTTCTCAATTGGCGGCGGATAGTCATGTTCCTTACATTGCCGTTACCACCAACTTAGCGGGGGCCATGGGGGGCATTGTCGCCCTGTTTGTCTCTTGGGCTAAAGATAAAAAACCTGACCTTTCTATGGTCATCAATGGTATCTTAGCGGGGTTAGTGGGCATTACGGCTGGTTGTGAGGGCGTATCTTACTGGGGTGCGGTAATCATTGGTGCTGTTGCAGGTGTCTTGGTTGTCTATGCTGTCGGTTTCATTGATGGGGTTCTCAAAATTGATGACCCGGTGGGGGCGATCTCCGTTCATTTAGTTAATGGTATTTGGGGAACCTTTGCCGTTGGCTTATTTAATACAGAGGTTGGACTTTTCTACGGTGGTGGCATTGGTCAACTGATTAATCAAATTATTGGTATCGTTGCCATTGGACTGTTTACTCTTGTCTTTAGTGTGGCTGTGTGGACTGTCCTCAAATCAACCCTAGGTATTCGTGTCAGCCGTGAAGAAGAGATTCTTGGCTTGGATATCGGTGAACATGGCATGGAAGCTTATCATGGGTTTGTCAAAGAACCTGATGGCTTTGCTGGTATGGGTTCTAGCAGTGTCAATGAGTCTGATCTGTCTACGGGCGCAAAGATGTAA
- a CDS encoding Rqc2 family fibronectin-binding protein, giving the protein MQPVDVTTLTALCYDIQTHWIPARIEQVYQRDRHTIFLALRTLKKRAWLTISWHPQGARLCMGNPPPKTPDTFTFSDQLRHQLNGYALIALEMISPWERVVDLQFSKRPGDPIIWHLFIEIMGKYSNVILTDANQQIVTVAHQVNQNQSSVRTVQTGQRYELPPALTGTLPKLEESQQRWQERVSLVPGELQKQLLNSYRGLSPSVARLMIQEANLELQQSTVILTQENWDKLFVLWQTWLKILDRKEFKPGYTETGYTVLGWGIIKPETDLQTLINHYYTGQLNQENFKQLRHQLLQKLIALLKKLYLKANTFKQRLNQSAEADKYRKEADLVMAHLHQWEPGMKSIILNDFETGEPVKIFLNPEKNGVQNAQYLYKQHQKLKRAKTAVEPLLEEVKSEINYLEQVEASLHQLDKYQSSEDLQTLEEIRDELIQQNYLTSAQRSPNITDESQPYQHKTPSGFEVWIGRNNRQNDRLTFRTAGDYDLWFHTQESAGSHVLLRLEPGAKPDEADLHCAADWAAYYSRARQSEQVPVVYTEPKYVYKPKGAKPGMVIYKRERVLWGKPHKIQLYLKNQG; this is encoded by the coding sequence ATGCAGCCTGTTGATGTTACGACCCTAACTGCCCTTTGTTATGACATCCAAACCCATTGGATACCTGCCCGTATTGAACAAGTTTATCAACGCGATCGCCATACAATTTTTCTAGCACTTCGTACCCTAAAAAAACGGGCTTGGTTAACTATTTCTTGGCATCCTCAAGGGGCAAGATTATGTATGGGTAATCCCCCACCAAAAACCCCTGATACCTTTACGTTTAGCGATCAATTACGTCATCAACTGAATGGATATGCTCTCATTGCTTTAGAGATGATTTCCCCTTGGGAAAGAGTGGTAGATCTGCAATTTTCTAAACGACCAGGTGATCCCATTATTTGGCATCTTTTTATTGAAATTATGGGCAAATATAGTAATGTAATTCTCACCGATGCTAACCAACAAATTGTGACCGTTGCTCATCAAGTAAATCAAAATCAATCAAGTGTTAGAACCGTACAAACAGGGCAAAGATATGAACTACCTCCCGCCTTAACAGGAACCTTACCTAAGTTAGAAGAATCTCAACAAAGATGGCAAGAAAGGGTTAGTTTAGTCCCTGGAGAATTACAAAAACAATTATTAAATAGCTATCGAGGATTAAGCCCTTCTGTCGCCCGTCTAATGATCCAAGAAGCTAATTTAGAGCTACAACAATCAACAGTAATATTAACTCAAGAAAATTGGGATAAATTATTTGTATTATGGCAAACTTGGTTAAAAATATTAGATAGAAAAGAATTTAAACCTGGTTATACAGAAACAGGTTATACAGTGTTGGGATGGGGAATTATTAAACCAGAAACAGACTTACAAACCCTTATTAATCATTATTATACTGGACAACTTAATCAAGAAAACTTTAAACAACTTCGCCATCAACTCTTACAAAAACTAATTGCTTTACTTAAAAAACTTTACTTAAAAGCCAACACATTTAAACAACGTCTTAACCAGTCTGCTGAAGCCGATAAATACCGTAAAGAAGCTGATTTAGTAATGGCCCATCTGCATCAATGGGAACCGGGAATGAAATCAATTATTCTCAATGATTTTGAAACGGGAGAACCCGTAAAAATTTTCCTAAATCCTGAAAAAAATGGGGTACAAAATGCCCAATACTTATACAAACAACATCAAAAATTAAAGCGAGCAAAAACAGCAGTAGAACCCTTATTAGAAGAAGTGAAATCAGAAATTAATTACTTAGAACAAGTCGAAGCTAGTTTGCATCAATTAGACAAATATCAATCATCTGAAGACTTACAAACCCTGGAAGAAATACGAGATGAATTAATTCAACAAAACTATTTGACTTCTGCACAACGAAGTCCTAATATAACTGATGAATCCCAACCCTATCAGCATAAAACACCATCAGGTTTTGAAGTGTGGATCGGTCGGAATAATCGACAAAATGATCGCTTGACTTTTCGGACAGCAGGGGACTATGATCTGTGGTTTCATACCCAAGAAAGTGCCGGAAGTCATGTATTGTTGCGCTTAGAACCTGGGGCAAAACCTGATGAAGCTGATTTACATTGTGCCGCAGATTGGGCTGCTTATTACAGTCGGGCCCGTCAAAGCGAACAAGTCCCCGTCGTCTATACCGAACCCAAATACGTCTATAAACCCAAAGGAGCAAAACCAGGGATGGTGATCTATAAGCGAGAACGAGTCCTCTGGGGAAAGCCACATAAGATACAATTATACCTAAAAAATCAAGGTTAA
- a CDS encoding PEP-CTERM sorting domain-containing protein produces the protein MGTHSAFAFEFDKKLLAPDGASSDQFGSSVSLSGNTALVGSPYDDDNGSGSGSAYLFDATTGTLLQKLTAPDGAAQDYFGLSVSLSGNTALVGSPYDDDNGSGSGSAYLFDATTGTLLQKLTAPDGASGDYFGISVSLSGNTALVGSRFDDDNGTLSGSAYLFDVTTGTLLQKLTAPDGAANDRFGSSVSLSGNTALVGSPYDDDNGSLSGSAYLFDVTTGTLLQKLTAPDGAGSDFFGSSVSLSGNTALVGSPGDDDNGTLSGSAYLFDVTTGTLLQKLTAPDGAASDFFGSSVSLSGNTALVGSPDDDDNGSLSGSAYLFDVTTGTFLQKLTAPDGAGSDFFGSSVSLSGNTALVGSSYDDDNGSSSGSAYLFTTSQPVPEPLTILGAGTAIGFGASFKRKLAKKNKKQS, from the coding sequence TTGGGTACTCATTCTGCTTTTGCCTTCGAGTTTGATAAGAAGTTACTCGCCCCTGATGGTGCTTCTAGTGATCAGTTTGGGAGTTCTGTATCATTATCTGGCAATACCGCTTTAGTGGGTAGTCCCTACGATGATGATAATGGAAGTGGTAGTGGTTCGGCTTATCTGTTTGATGCCACTACAGGGACTTTACTACAAAAGTTAACCGCCCCTGATGGTGCTGCTCAGGATTACTTTGGGCTTTCTGTATCATTATCTGGCAATACCGCTTTAGTGGGTAGTCCCTACGATGATGATAATGGAAGTGGTAGTGGTTCGGCTTATCTGTTTGATGCCACGACAGGGACTTTACTACAAAAGTTAACCGCCCCCGATGGTGCTTCTGGTGATTACTTTGGGATTTCTGTATCACTATCTGGCAATACCGCTTTAGTGGGTAGTCGTTTTGATGATGATAATGGGACTCTTAGTGGTTCAGCTTATCTGTTTGATGTCACTACAGGGACTTTACTACAAAAGTTAACCGCCCCTGATGGTGCTGCGAATGATCGATTTGGGTCTTCTGTATCGCTATCTGGCAATACCGCTTTAGTGGGTAGTCCCTACGATGATGATAATGGGAGTCTTAGTGGTTCAGCTTATCTGTTTGATGTCACGACAGGGACTTTACTACAAAAGTTAACCGCCCCCGATGGTGCTGGTAGTGATTTCTTTGGGTCTTCTGTATCACTATCTGGCAATACCGCTTTAGTGGGTAGTCCCGGCGATGATGATAATGGGACTCTTAGTGGTTCAGCTTATCTGTTTGATGTCACTACAGGGACTTTACTACAAAAGTTAACCGCCCCTGATGGTGCTGCTTCTGATTTCTTTGGGAGTTCTGTATCGCTATCTGGCAATACCGCTTTAGTGGGTAGTCCCGACGATGATGATAATGGGAGTCTTAGTGGTTCAGCTTATCTGTTTGATGTCACGACAGGGACTTTCCTACAAAAGTTAACCGCCCCCGATGGTGCTGGTAGTGATTTCTTTGGGAGTTCTGTATCACTATCTGGCAATACCGCTTTAGTGGGTAGTTCCTACGATGATGATAATGGAAGTAGTAGTGGTTCGGCTTATCTGTTTACAACTAGCCAACCCGTACCAGAACCTTTAACCATTTTAGGTGCCGGAACCGCCATCGGTTTTGGTGCATCCTTTAAACGCAAGTTAGCTAAGAAGAATAAAAAACAAAGCTAA
- a CDS encoding DUF2555 domain-containing protein, whose amino-acid sequence MTTLSLTRQDISVLTDKDVADLAGRLEQDDYTNPFEALQDWHTLRAIAFQRQDLAEPYLYLLDIEAYDEA is encoded by the coding sequence ATGACAACTTTAAGTTTAACTCGGCAAGACATTTCGGTGTTGACGGATAAAGATGTCGCTGATCTAGCGGGACGCTTAGAACAGGATGATTATACCAATCCTTTTGAAGCCCTTCAAGATTGGCACACTTTACGAGCGATCGCCTTTCAACGTCAAGATTTGGCTGAACCCTATCTTTACTTACTCGATATCGAAGCTTACGACGAAGCATAA
- a CDS encoding Uma2 family endonuclease, with amino-acid sequence MTSTIPTYQIEWEKLPDDFILPDDPVDNIHQPALAAALTDSLENAGKIPDNAITTTNYGICATVNGKIVVKAPDWAYIPLLRVPKEEIARSYTPQLQGETPIIVMEFLSDTDGSEYSSKPTHPPGKWFFYEKILQVPHYIIFEPYRGLIEHYQLGKLGEYEIQSADDAGRYWIPQLKLYLGLWDGRKEQRKGYWLRWWTETGDLLLWGSELVIQERQKAEVERQKAEVEKQKAEVEKQQAEVERQKAEVERQKAERLAAQLRAAGIEPEL; translated from the coding sequence ATGACATCGACTATCCCTACTTATCAAATTGAATGGGAAAAACTGCCCGACGATTTTATCTTACCCGATGATCCAGTGGATAATATTCATCAACCTGCCCTTGCTGCTGCCTTAACCGACAGTTTAGAAAATGCGGGCAAAATCCCTGACAATGCCATCACAACCACTAATTATGGCATCTGTGCCACAGTCAATGGCAAAATCGTCGTAAAAGCCCCTGACTGGGCTTATATACCCCTTCTGCGTGTCCCTAAAGAGGAAATTGCCCGTAGCTATACCCCTCAATTACAAGGAGAAACCCCGATCATTGTGATGGAATTTCTCTCAGATACAGATGGGAGTGAATATTCCAGTAAACCGACTCATCCTCCTGGAAAATGGTTCTTTTACGAGAAAATTCTCCAAGTTCCTCATTACATCATTTTTGAACCCTATCGAGGTTTAATTGAACATTATCAATTAGGTAAATTAGGGGAATATGAAATACAATCTGCTGATGATGCTGGACGTTATTGGATTCCTCAGTTAAAGCTTTATCTGGGACTGTGGGACGGCAGAAAAGAACAACGTAAAGGCTATTGGTTAAGATGGTGGACAGAAACTGGAGATTTGTTACTCTGGGGGTCAGAATTAGTGATTCAGGAACGACAAAAAGCTGAAGTTGAAAGGCAAAAAGCTGAAGTTGAAAAGCAGAAAGCTGAAGTTGAAAAGCAACAAGCTGAAGTTGAAAGGCAAAAAGCTGAAGTTGAAAGGCAGAAAGCTGAACGTTTAGCTGCTCAATTAAGGGCGGCCGGTATTGAACCTGAATTATAA
- a CDS encoding 4-hydroxy-3-methylbut-2-enyl diphosphate reductase: MDTKAFKRSLQQSEHYHRKGFGHTTEVMEVMNTEYQSSLIQQIRQNNYQWQQGDVTIRLAEAFGFCWGVERAVAMAYETRQHFPKERIWITNEIIHNPSVNQRLQEMNVGFIQVIEGDKDFSVVEAGDVVILPAFGASVTEMQLLNDKGCTIVDTTCPWVSKVWNSVEKHKKKDYTSIIHGKYRHEETVATSSFAGTYLVVLNLKEAQYVADYILNGGDKTEFLEKFKNAYSEGFDPDRDLQRLGIANQTTMLKSETEQIGKLFESTMLKKYGPITLNEHFMSFNTICDATQERQDAMLTLVEEKLDLMVVIGGFNSSNTTHLQEISVEKEIPSYHIDSENRILPGNKLEHKPLDKDLEIQENWLPDGPIIVGVTSGASTPDKVVDAVIERIFAAKQVAATV; this comes from the coding sequence ATGGATACCAAAGCTTTTAAACGCTCTCTACAACAGTCTGAACACTATCACCGTAAAGGGTTTGGCCACACCACTGAAGTGATGGAGGTCATGAATACAGAGTATCAAAGTTCTCTAATTCAACAAATCCGTCAAAATAACTATCAATGGCAACAGGGAGATGTGACCATTCGTTTAGCAGAAGCCTTTGGTTTTTGTTGGGGGGTAGAAAGGGCTGTCGCTATGGCCTATGAAACCCGTCAACATTTCCCCAAAGAACGTATTTGGATCACCAATGAAATTATTCATAATCCTTCGGTTAATCAACGGTTACAGGAGATGAATGTGGGGTTTATTCAGGTGATTGAAGGTGACAAAGATTTCTCAGTCGTAGAAGCGGGAGATGTGGTTATTTTACCGGCCTTTGGCGCAAGCGTCACGGAAATGCAATTATTAAATGATAAGGGTTGCACCATTGTTGATACCACTTGTCCTTGGGTTTCTAAAGTATGGAATTCCGTAGAAAAGCATAAGAAAAAAGATTACACTTCGATTATTCATGGCAAATATCGTCATGAAGAAACCGTTGCCACTAGCTCGTTTGCCGGGACTTATTTAGTGGTTTTAAATCTCAAAGAAGCTCAATATGTCGCTGATTATATCCTTAATGGGGGTGATAAAACCGAATTTTTAGAGAAGTTTAAAAATGCTTATTCAGAAGGATTTGATCCAGATCGAGATCTGCAACGTTTAGGTATTGCCAATCAAACAACTATGCTGAAAAGTGAAACCGAACAAATCGGTAAACTGTTTGAAAGTACCATGCTGAAAAAGTACGGGCCAATCACCTTAAATGAGCATTTTATGAGTTTTAATACGATCTGTGATGCGACTCAAGAACGTCAAGATGCCATGTTAACTTTGGTGGAAGAAAAGTTAGATTTAATGGTGGTAATTGGGGGCTTTAATTCTTCTAATACTACCCATTTACAAGAAATTTCTGTGGAAAAAGAAATTCCGTCTTATCATATTGATAGCGAAAATCGTATTTTACCCGGCAATAAACTTGAACATAAACCCTTGGATAAAGACCTAGAAATTCAAGAAAATTGGCTTCCTGATGGCCCCATTATTGTCGGGGTGACTTCTGGTGCGTCTACTCCTGATAAAGTCGTAGACGCAGTCATCGAACGCATTTTTGCGGCCAAACAAGTCGCTGCTACTGTTTAA
- a CDS encoding 3'(2'),5'-bisphosphate nucleotidase — MNYSKEKQIAIAAVTAAAQLCQRVQGEKGPQTLNKADTSPVTVADFGAQAVICQALAEFFPDDPVIGEEDAAMLGQPELVGVRTQIIQQVQEILPTASLQNVIDWINHGNGRVAPRYWTLDPIDGTKGFIRGDQYAIALALVEEGQLKLGILACPAFPLENGTTGLIFLAIRGQGSVEIPLKGGTPKAIKVDNSANFAELCRIESVESVHSDRAFQTALDQSLGLKSPAKQMDSLAKYGAIARGDAHLYTRIPLPQFKDKKENIWDHGPGVIIVEEAGGIVTDLDGKCLDFSVGAKLSNNRGILTTNGTIHQQVLEAIKKQDYK, encoded by the coding sequence ATGAACTATAGTAAAGAGAAACAAATCGCCATCGCTGCTGTCACCGCAGCGGCCCAACTTTGTCAACGAGTGCAAGGGGAGAAGGGCCCCCAAACCTTGAATAAAGCGGATACCAGTCCGGTGACGGTGGCAGATTTTGGGGCGCAAGCGGTGATCTGTCAAGCTTTAGCAGAGTTTTTTCCCGATGATCCTGTGATTGGGGAAGAAGATGCGGCAATGTTAGGACAACCAGAATTAGTCGGGGTAAGGACTCAGATTATTCAGCAAGTTCAAGAGATTTTGCCCACTGCCTCCCTCCAAAATGTGATTGACTGGATTAATCACGGCAATGGGAGAGTGGCCCCGCGTTATTGGACACTAGATCCGATTGATGGCACAAAAGGGTTTATTCGGGGGGATCAATATGCGATCGCCTTAGCTTTAGTTGAGGAAGGGCAGCTTAAATTAGGGATTTTGGCTTGTCCCGCTTTTCCCCTAGAAAATGGCACAACAGGACTGATATTTTTGGCAATTCGGGGCCAAGGATCTGTAGAAATTCCTCTCAAGGGAGGAACTCCCAAAGCCATCAAAGTTGATAATTCTGCCAATTTTGCCGAATTATGTCGGATTGAAAGTGTAGAGTCTGTGCATAGCGATCGCGCTTTCCAAACGGCGTTAGATCAAAGTTTAGGGTTAAAATCCCCCGCGAAACAGATGGATTCTTTGGCCAAATATGGGGCGATCGCTAGGGGTGATGCTCATCTTTATACAAGAATTCCTTTACCTCAATTTAAAGACAAAAAAGAGAATATTTGGGATCATGGCCCAGGGGTAATTATTGTCGAAGAAGCTGGGGGTATTGTCACCGATTTAGATGGGAAATGTTTGGATTTTTCCGTGGGAGCAAAACTCAGTAATAATCGGGGAATTTTAACTACCAATGGGACAATTCATCAACAGGTATTAGAAGCGATTAAAAAACAGGATTATAAGTAA